In one Umezawaea sp. Da 62-37 genomic region, the following are encoded:
- a CDS encoding 5-(carboxyamino)imidazole ribonucleotide synthase, which translates to MDSRTGLPVVGMIGGGQLARMTHQAAIPLGQSLRVLAVSDSDPAALVARDVVLGSHTDLDALRAFAEGCEVVTFDHEQVPGEHLRALVAEGVEVHPGPDALIHAQDKLVMRRKLSGMGLPVPPFAEVNGPADALAFGAEHGWPCVLKAVRGGYDGKGVWMLNTPNSARTVVDELLAAGTPLMVEQCVPMRRELAALVARSPFGQGAAWPLVETVQSEGICVEVLAPAPSLAPEVAEAAQELALRVADELGVVGLLAVELFETADGVVVNELAMRPHNSGHWTIEGSRTSQFEQHLRAVLDYPLGVTDLVAPAVVMANVLGASSGGAGDQPTARPPMILDERLHHLFARFPDAHVHLYGKAERPGRKIGHVTLLGERMDDVRERAKLAAHWLSDGVWLDGFDIHGGQQQ; encoded by the coding sequence GTGGACTCCCGTACCGGCCTTCCCGTAGTAGGCATGATCGGTGGCGGCCAGCTCGCCCGCATGACCCACCAGGCGGCCATCCCGCTCGGCCAGTCGTTGCGCGTGCTCGCCGTCTCCGACTCCGACCCCGCCGCACTCGTCGCCCGCGACGTCGTGCTCGGCTCGCACACCGACCTGGACGCCCTGCGCGCGTTCGCCGAGGGCTGCGAGGTGGTCACCTTCGACCACGAGCAGGTGCCCGGCGAACACCTGCGCGCGCTGGTGGCCGAAGGGGTGGAGGTGCACCCCGGCCCGGACGCGCTGATCCACGCGCAGGACAAGCTGGTGATGCGCCGCAAGCTCTCGGGGATGGGCCTGCCGGTCCCGCCGTTCGCCGAGGTCAACGGCCCGGCCGACGCGCTGGCGTTCGGCGCCGAGCACGGCTGGCCGTGCGTGCTCAAGGCCGTGCGCGGCGGGTACGACGGCAAGGGCGTGTGGATGCTGAACACGCCGAACAGCGCGCGGACCGTCGTGGACGAGCTGCTCGCCGCGGGGACGCCGCTGATGGTCGAGCAGTGCGTGCCGATGCGCCGCGAGCTGGCCGCGCTGGTGGCGCGGTCGCCGTTCGGCCAGGGCGCCGCGTGGCCGCTGGTGGAGACCGTGCAGTCCGAGGGCATCTGCGTCGAGGTGCTGGCGCCCGCGCCCTCCCTCGCTCCGGAGGTGGCCGAGGCCGCGCAGGAGCTGGCGCTGCGGGTCGCCGACGAGCTGGGCGTCGTCGGGCTGCTGGCCGTGGAGCTGTTCGAGACCGCGGACGGCGTGGTCGTGAACGAGCTGGCCATGCGGCCGCACAACTCCGGCCACTGGACCATCGAGGGCTCGCGCACCTCGCAGTTCGAGCAGCACCTCCGGGCCGTGCTCGACTACCCCCTCGGGGTGACCGACCTGGTCGCGCCCGCCGTCGTGATGGCGAACGTCCTCGGTGCCTCTTCCGGCGGAGCCGGAGATCAGCCGACAGCGCGGCCGCCGATGATCCTCGACGAGCGGCTGCACCACCTGTTCGCCCGGTTCCCCGACGCGCACGTGCACCTGTACGGCAAGGCGGAGCGGCCGGGCCGCAAGATCGGCCACGTGACGCTGCTCGGGGAGCGGATGGACGACGTGCGCGAACGGGCGAAGCTCGCCGCGCACTGGCTGTCCGACGGCGTGTGGCTTGACGGGTTCGACATCCACGGAGGGCAGCAGCAGTGA
- a CDS encoding TIGR03089 family protein — MSVTEALFTPLLAAGPGRPLITHYDDADGSRVELSRATIANWAAKTANWLRDEHDVEPGDRVAVLLPAHWQTAGVLLGAWWCGATVTDDPAGAKVAFVVPEGTAPGADVVAVASLHPMGLGLRGQELGGAVDFLDDVRVFGDDFTPWGPTPGTTPALGRSTVDDVVAEARSRAETLGITGESRVLSTVEWTQPDGVLNSLLAVLAGGGSLVQCSNVNADLLPARRVSEKTTVELGGAA, encoded by the coding sequence TTGAGCGTCACCGAAGCTCTGTTCACGCCGCTGCTGGCCGCGGGGCCGGGGCGACCGCTGATCACGCACTACGACGACGCCGACGGCTCCCGCGTGGAGCTGTCGCGGGCCACCATCGCCAACTGGGCGGCCAAGACCGCGAACTGGCTGCGCGACGAGCACGACGTCGAGCCCGGCGACCGGGTGGCCGTGCTGCTGCCCGCGCACTGGCAGACCGCGGGGGTGCTGCTCGGCGCGTGGTGGTGCGGCGCGACCGTGACCGACGACCCGGCGGGCGCGAAGGTCGCCTTCGTCGTGCCGGAGGGCACCGCGCCGGGCGCTGACGTGGTCGCTGTGGCGTCGTTGCACCCGATGGGTCTCGGACTGCGCGGGCAGGAGCTCGGCGGCGCTGTGGACTTCCTGGACGACGTCCGGGTGTTCGGCGACGACTTCACCCCGTGGGGGCCGACCCCCGGCACCACGCCCGCGCTGGGCAGGTCCACTGTGGACGACGTGGTCGCCGAAGCCCGCTCCCGCGCGGAGACCCTCGGCATCACCGGCGAGTCGCGGGTGCTGTCCACTGTGGAGTGGACGCAGCCCGACGGCGTGCTGAACAGCCTGCTGGCCGTGCTCGCGGGCGGCGGGTCGCTCGTGCAGTGCAGCAACGTGAACGCCGACCTGCTGCCCGCGCGGAGGGTGAGCGAGAAGACCACCGTCGAACTGGGCGGTGCGGCCTAG
- a CDS encoding GntR family transcriptional regulator, with the protein MVEFRIDKASGLPAYLQLARQVREALRLGWLKPGDRLPTVRDVVATSGVNANTVLKAYRELERAGLLEARQGSGTFVKATLGSVDPEVMDRLRGKLVDWVDEARAAGLEDEDIDALVGSVLTEGERIEVP; encoded by the coding sequence GTGGTCGAGTTCCGCATCGACAAGGCGAGCGGCCTCCCGGCCTACCTGCAACTGGCCAGGCAAGTGCGGGAGGCCTTGCGGCTGGGGTGGCTCAAGCCGGGCGACCGGCTGCCGACGGTCCGCGACGTGGTCGCGACCAGCGGCGTGAACGCGAACACGGTCCTGAAGGCCTACCGGGAACTGGAGCGCGCGGGCCTGCTCGAAGCGCGCCAGGGCTCCGGCACGTTCGTGAAGGCCACCCTGGGGTCGGTCGATCCCGAGGTGATGGACCGGCTGCGCGGCAAGCTCGTCGACTGGGTGGACGAGGCGCGGGCGGCCGGGTTGGAGGACGAGGACATCGACGCGCTGGTCGGGTCGGTGCTCACCGAGGGGGAGAGGATCGAGGTGCCATGA
- the purE gene encoding 5-(carboxyamino)imidazole ribonucleotide mutase — translation MTQVGVIMGSDSDWPVMKAAADALAEFDVPYEVSVVSAHRTPQRMIDYARSAAGRGLRVIIAGAGGAAHLPGMVASTTVLPVIGVPVPLKYLDGMDSLLSIVQMPAGIPVATMAVGGARNAGLLAVRILAAADPALQDRVAAFQADLEQMVLDKDAALQKAL, via the coding sequence GTGACGCAGGTCGGCGTGATCATGGGTAGCGACTCGGACTGGCCGGTGATGAAGGCCGCCGCGGACGCGCTGGCCGAGTTCGACGTGCCGTATGAGGTCAGCGTGGTGTCCGCGCACCGCACCCCGCAGCGGATGATCGACTACGCGCGCTCCGCCGCGGGTCGTGGCCTGCGGGTCATCATCGCCGGTGCCGGCGGTGCCGCCCACCTGCCCGGCATGGTCGCCTCGACGACCGTGCTGCCGGTGATCGGCGTGCCCGTTCCGCTCAAGTACCTCGACGGCATGGACTCGCTGCTGTCGATCGTGCAGATGCCCGCGGGCATCCCCGTCGCCACCATGGCCGTCGGCGGCGCCCGCAACGCGGGCCTGCTGGCCGTCCGCATCCTCGCCGCGGCCGACCCGGCGTTGCAGGACCGCGTCGCCGCGTTCCAGGCGGACCTGGAGCAGATGGTGCTCGACAAGGACGCGGCGTTGCAGAAGGCGCTCTGA
- a CDS encoding acyl-CoA dehydrogenase, translated as MDSSFATYQLAEEHDALREAVRSLADKEIAPHAADVDENERFPVEAHDALVKSGFAAVHVPEAYDGQGADSVATCIVIEEIARVCASSSLIPAVNKLGTMPILLSASEELKQLVMPSIASGEAMASYALSEREAGSDTASMRTRAQLDGDHWVLNGTKSWITNAGESSWYTVMAVTDPKAPKKSNGISAFVVHKDDPGFSVGTKERKLGIKGSPTREIHFENCTIPSNRIIGEPGTGLKTALRTLDHTRPTIGAQAVGIAQGALEAAIAYVKERKQFGKAVAEFQGVQFMLADMAMKVEAARHMVYVAAAKAERGEPNIGFITAAAKCYASDVAMEVTTDAVQLFGGAGYTRDFPVERMMRDAKITQIYEGTNQIQRVVMSRALLKG; from the coding sequence GTGGACTCGAGCTTCGCCACGTACCAGCTCGCCGAGGAGCACGACGCGCTGCGCGAGGCCGTCCGCTCACTCGCCGACAAGGAGATCGCGCCCCACGCGGCCGACGTCGACGAGAACGAGCGCTTCCCCGTCGAAGCGCACGACGCCCTCGTCAAGTCCGGCTTCGCCGCCGTGCACGTTCCGGAGGCCTACGACGGCCAGGGCGCCGACTCCGTCGCCACCTGCATCGTCATCGAGGAGATCGCCCGCGTCTGCGCCTCCTCCTCCCTCATCCCGGCGGTCAACAAGCTCGGCACCATGCCGATCCTGCTGTCCGCCTCCGAGGAGTTGAAGCAGCTCGTCATGCCGTCCATCGCCTCCGGCGAGGCCATGGCGTCCTACGCGCTCAGCGAACGCGAGGCCGGCTCCGACACCGCCTCCATGCGCACCCGCGCGCAGCTGGACGGCGACCACTGGGTGCTCAACGGCACCAAGAGCTGGATCACCAACGCAGGTGAGTCCTCCTGGTACACCGTCATGGCCGTCACCGACCCCAAGGCCCCGAAGAAGTCCAACGGCATCTCGGCCTTCGTCGTCCACAAGGACGACCCCGGCTTCTCGGTGGGCACCAAGGAGCGCAAGCTCGGCATCAAGGGCTCACCCACCCGCGAGATCCACTTCGAGAACTGCACCATCCCCTCGAACCGCATCATCGGCGAACCGGGCACCGGCCTGAAGACCGCCCTCCGCACCCTCGACCACACCCGCCCCACCATCGGCGCGCAAGCGGTCGGCATCGCCCAGGGCGCGCTCGAGGCGGCCATCGCGTACGTCAAGGAGCGCAAGCAGTTCGGCAAGGCCGTCGCCGAGTTCCAGGGCGTCCAGTTCATGCTCGCCGACATGGCCATGAAGGTCGAAGCGGCCCGCCACATGGTCTACGTGGCCGCAGCCAAGGCCGAACGAGGCGAACCCAACATCGGCTTCATCACCGCCGCGGCCAAGTGCTACGCCTCCGACGTCGCCATGGAGGTCACCACCGACGCGGTGCAGCTGTTCGGCGGCGCGGGCTACACCCGCGACTTCCCGGTGGAGCGGATGATGCGGGACGCGAAGATCACGCAGATCTACGAGGGCACGAACCAGATCCAGCGCGTCGTGATGTCGCGGGCGTTGTTGAAGGGGTAG
- a CDS encoding VC0807 family protein, which translates to MDSRIRALLPTLLVDLALPVGGYYLLRHFGVADWIALTAGGAVSGAVLVAGIARGRTVDGAAILMLGLFAFGLLTLLLTGDARFVIAKDSLLSLAVGLVFLGSLFAERPLLLTFAAKTAPVVAERYRDSPAVRRTIRFATVLWGVGMLVDAAVRVPLAYTLPVDVMVIGSPALTVLIVAVLVVVTRKYAARQRD; encoded by the coding sequence ATGGACAGCCGGATCAGGGCGCTGCTGCCGACCCTCCTGGTCGACCTGGCGCTCCCCGTCGGCGGCTACTACCTGCTGCGGCACTTCGGGGTGGCCGACTGGATCGCCCTCACCGCCGGTGGGGCCGTGTCCGGCGCGGTGCTGGTGGCCGGGATCGCGCGCGGCCGCACGGTCGACGGCGCCGCGATCCTCATGCTCGGCCTCTTCGCCTTCGGCCTGCTCACGCTGCTGCTGACCGGGGACGCGCGGTTCGTGATCGCCAAGGACTCGCTGCTCAGCCTGGCCGTGGGCCTGGTCTTCCTGGGGTCGCTGTTCGCCGAGCGCCCCCTGCTGCTGACCTTCGCCGCGAAAACCGCGCCGGTGGTGGCCGAGCGTTACCGCGACTCGCCCGCGGTGCGCCGCACGATCCGCTTCGCCACGGTCCTCTGGGGCGTGGGCATGCTCGTCGACGCGGCGGTGCGCGTACCCCTGGCCTACACGCTGCCGGTCGACGTCATGGTGATCGGCTCACCGGCGCTCACGGTGCTCATCGTCGCCGTCCTCGTGGTCGTGACCAGGAAGTACGCCGCACGCCAACGGGACTAG
- a CDS encoding MmpS family transport accessory protein translates to MTYPQQPQPPQQPPAYYAPMPPAPKKTKKWPWVVGIIVALVVIGSVANGGKTPTTPAASTPGASTPAAPVATVAPVENAAPAAKVRTVVYEVTGTGTAGNITYTTDGMTSTEQVSDVPLPWSKTIELPTNEALQIVQVLAQNGGDGEISATITVDGKVVKTGKSTGAYAVVSVNESIGTLGR, encoded by the coding sequence ATGACGTACCCGCAGCAGCCCCAGCCCCCGCAGCAGCCGCCCGCCTACTACGCGCCGATGCCCCCGGCGCCGAAGAAGACGAAGAAGTGGCCGTGGGTGGTCGGCATCATCGTTGCGCTCGTCGTCATCGGCTCGGTCGCGAACGGGGGCAAGACCCCGACCACGCCCGCGGCGTCGACCCCCGGCGCGTCGACTCCGGCCGCACCTGTGGCGACAGTCGCCCCCGTGGAGAACGCGGCGCCCGCCGCGAAGGTCCGCACCGTCGTGTACGAGGTCACGGGCACCGGGACCGCCGGGAACATCACCTACACGACGGACGGCATGACCTCCACGGAACAGGTGAGCGACGTCCCGCTCCCGTGGTCCAAGACGATCGAGCTGCCCACGAACGAGGCGTTGCAGATCGTCCAAGTGCTCGCGCAGAACGGCGGCGACGGGGAGATCAGCGCGACCATCACCGTGGACGGGAAGGTCGTCAAGACCGGCAAGTCGACCGGCGCGTACGCCGTGGTGTCGGTGAACGAGTCGATCGGCACCCTGGGTAGGTAG
- a CDS encoding ABC transporter ATP-binding protein has protein sequence MTVVVETAGIAVRGLGKRYGKSLALHDCTFDLPAGRVAALVGANGAGKTTLLTVLSGLLRPDEGEFALRPGERVAFVSQEKPVYRSFTPKAMLEFGAWFNLEWDQDRARKWLERFDIPLDRKCGQLSGGQRTQVALAVAIGSRPSLLLLDEPLSDLDPLARNEVMRELLGEVAESGTTVVLSTHIVTELTGVADHLLLLAHGKLLAGGDLDELLAAHVVVVGPRASRSPVAGEVLWDKHSDGQSLFLVEVSTAPVVAAPWVVRPVTLEDYVLARLSATRKGDSA, from the coding sequence ATGACGGTTGTGGTGGAGACCGCCGGGATCGCCGTGCGGGGGCTGGGCAAGAGGTACGGGAAGTCGTTGGCGCTGCACGACTGCACGTTCGACCTGCCCGCGGGCAGGGTCGCCGCGCTGGTGGGCGCGAACGGCGCGGGGAAGACGACTTTGCTGACCGTCCTTTCCGGACTGCTGCGGCCCGATGAGGGGGAGTTCGCCCTGCGGCCGGGCGAGCGGGTGGCGTTCGTGTCGCAGGAGAAGCCGGTGTACCGGTCGTTCACGCCGAAGGCGATGCTCGAGTTCGGCGCGTGGTTCAACCTGGAGTGGGACCAGGATCGGGCGCGGAAGTGGCTGGAGCGCTTCGACATCCCGCTGGACCGCAAGTGCGGTCAGCTCTCCGGCGGGCAGCGCACGCAGGTCGCGCTGGCGGTGGCGATCGGCTCACGGCCGTCGCTGCTCCTGCTCGACGAGCCGCTGTCGGACCTGGATCCGTTGGCGCGCAACGAGGTCATGCGGGAACTGCTCGGCGAGGTCGCCGAGTCGGGGACGACCGTGGTCCTGTCGACGCACATCGTCACCGAGCTGACGGGGGTGGCCGACCACCTGTTGTTGTTGGCGCACGGGAAGCTGCTCGCGGGTGGTGACCTGGACGAGCTGCTCGCCGCGCACGTGGTGGTGGTGGGGCCGCGGGCGTCCCGGTCGCCCGTGGCGGGGGAAGTGCTGTGGGACAAGCACTCGGACGGCCAGTCGCTGTTCCTGGTGGAGGTGTCGACCGCGCCGGTGGTGGCCGCGCCGTGGGTGGTGCGGCCGGTGACGTTGGAGGACTACGTGCTGGCGCGGCTGTCGGCCACGCGCAAGGGGGATTCGGCATGA